A genomic stretch from Algoriphagus halophilus includes:
- a CDS encoding DUF2752 domain-containing protein, which translates to MKEITQRLQRFPLELFFWIGSLIAILMLEPGAEPHMSLCPLDQLGFSWCPGCGLGRSMNLLARGDFQASWSMHPLAMLAYVVIFSRIWQLIKNLKTTHNYG; encoded by the coding sequence ATGAAGGAAATAACACAACGGCTACAACGATTCCCCCTAGAGCTATTCTTCTGGATAGGGAGTTTGATAGCAATCCTGATGCTTGAACCGGGTGCTGAGCCTCATATGAGTCTTTGCCCTTTGGATCAACTTGGATTTAGTTGGTGTCCAGGATGTGGATTGGGAAGATCTATGAATCTCCTTGCAAGAGGCGATTTTCAAGCTTCATGGTCCATGCATCCTTTGGCGATGCTTGCTTACGTAGTGATTTTCTCTAGAATTTGGCAACTAATTAAAAACCTTAAAACAACACACAATTATGGCTAA
- a CDS encoding aminotransferase class V-fold PLP-dependent enzyme, giving the protein MNKRSFIKSLALLGFSSSSLFNSKAKAKSIYELDFNAPDIWDQIRAAYKLKPDYVNLENGYYCFLPEETLEKYIQHLRDVNYHASSYMRTVQWDNKAKSAAKVAELIGAGPEEVVLTRNTTESIDLIISGYPWKKGDEAIVSNQDYGSLLNMFELAERRYGIKVKRIDIPMHPENDEEIVDVYEKAITPKTKLMMVPHIVNITGHILPVRKIADMAHSHGVEIMLDGAHAVGHFDFNISELNCDYYGSSLHKWLSVPLGCGMLYVKKGKSQQIRPLLAPYELDQKTLLNLNHTGTHAVSTDLAVLDAIDFHNKMGSKRKEERLRYIQKYWSDQVRDLPGVNVNTPKEPQRSCGIGNVGIDAVEPADMAKILMDKYKIYTVGINGSGVRGCRISPNVYTSENDMDQFVKAIKEMSGNA; this is encoded by the coding sequence ATGAATAAAAGATCCTTTATTAAATCACTAGCCCTATTAGGCTTTAGTTCAAGTTCCCTTTTTAACTCAAAAGCGAAAGCTAAAAGCATTTATGAGCTAGATTTTAATGCGCCTGATATTTGGGATCAGATTCGTGCGGCCTATAAGTTGAAGCCAGACTATGTCAATTTAGAAAATGGATATTATTGTTTCTTACCAGAGGAAACACTGGAAAAGTATATTCAGCATTTGAGGGATGTAAATTACCATGCCTCTAGCTATATGAGAACTGTTCAATGGGATAATAAAGCTAAGTCTGCCGCCAAAGTTGCGGAATTAATCGGGGCTGGTCCTGAAGAGGTGGTTTTGACTAGGAATACTACAGAATCAATTGATTTGATTATTTCTGGATATCCCTGGAAAAAAGGAGACGAAGCCATTGTTTCCAATCAGGATTATGGCAGTTTGCTGAATATGTTTGAACTGGCCGAAAGAAGATACGGAATCAAAGTAAAACGTATCGACATTCCCATGCATCCTGAGAATGATGAAGAAATAGTAGATGTTTACGAAAAAGCCATTACTCCGAAAACGAAATTAATGATGGTGCCTCATATCGTGAATATCACAGGACATATTCTTCCTGTTCGAAAAATTGCGGATATGGCCCATAGCCATGGAGTCGAAATTATGCTGGACGGGGCGCATGCGGTAGGTCATTTTGATTTCAATATTTCAGAATTGAATTGTGACTATTATGGCTCTAGCCTACATAAATGGCTAAGTGTACCCCTAGGTTGTGGGATGCTTTATGTTAAAAAAGGGAAAAGCCAGCAGATAAGACCTTTGCTTGCTCCTTACGAATTAGATCAAAAGACCCTCTTGAATTTAAATCATACAGGTACCCACGCAGTTTCTACTGATTTGGCGGTTCTTGATGCCATTGATTTTCACAATAAGATGGGCAGCAAGCGAAAAGAAGAGCGCTTAAGGTATATTCAAAAATATTGGTCAGATCAGGTCAGGGATTTGCCAGGGGTCAATGTCAATACTCCAAAGGAACCCCAAAGGTCTTGTGGGATCGGGAATGTGGGCATAGATGCAGTGGAACCTGCAGATATGGCCAAGATTTTAATGGATAAATATAAGATTTATACAGTGGGTATTAATGGTTCAGGTGTGCGTGGATGTAGAATATCCCCAAATGTGTACACTTCTGAAAATGACATGGATCAGTTTGTGAAAGCTATTAAAGAAATGTCAGGAAATGCATAA
- a CDS encoding TM2 domain-containing protein yields MANVLRHLPELEGMELGYIQGLMKNMDEDQASLFAQVYRARRKDAQMILILTLLGFFGFAGLHRFILGQIGLGILYILTVGLCFIGTIVDLVNYKSLAYEYNIKVAHETINMLSTSFDMGPDHKE; encoded by the coding sequence ATGGCTAATGTATTGAGACATCTTCCTGAATTGGAAGGAATGGAACTGGGATATATCCAGGGATTGATGAAAAACATGGACGAAGACCAAGCATCTCTATTTGCACAAGTTTATAGAGCAAGACGAAAAGATGCTCAAATGATCTTAATCCTTACTTTGCTAGGTTTCTTTGGCTTCGCTGGTTTGCATCGATTTATCCTAGGACAAATAGGACTGGGTATTCTCTATATTTTGACCGTAGGTCTTTGCTTTATCGGTACGATCGTTGACTTAGTCAATTATAAAAGTCTGGCTTATGAGTATAACATAAAAGTAGCTCACGAAACCATTAACATGTTATCTACCTCCTTTGATATGGGACCAGATCATAAAGAGTAA
- a CDS encoding Rossmann-fold NAD(P)-binding domain-containing protein yields MDSSSPLIQQFRKFESKEIGQQLIDQALLYKADPRIHIHKGMGKRIGCIFLNPSLRTRVSTQLAASNLGVEPIVLNMDKEGWALEMKEGAVMNKGTVEHIKDAAGVLGTFFDILAIRAFPSLTNKEEDMSDFVFSQFVKYSGVPVISLESAIRHPLQSLADQITIQEHSKEIKKPKVVLTWAPHIKAIPHAVANSFAEWTLGMEHDLTITHPQGYELDEKFTTGAKIEYNQSKALEDADFVYVKNWSGFNDYGKIITTDHSWMLTEKHLKNAPNAKVMHCLPVRRNVELSDEILDGPRSLVQKQAENRIYAAQSVISHLI; encoded by the coding sequence ATGGACTCTAGTTCACCCCTCATTCAACAATTTAGAAAATTTGAATCAAAGGAAATTGGTCAGCAATTAATTGACCAAGCACTCCTATATAAAGCCGATCCAAGAATACATATCCATAAAGGAATGGGAAAAAGGATAGGTTGTATTTTCCTTAATCCTTCCCTTCGTACCAGAGTGTCTACCCAACTGGCTGCTTCTAATTTAGGAGTGGAACCCATTGTATTGAATATGGATAAAGAAGGATGGGCATTGGAAATGAAAGAAGGAGCAGTCATGAATAAAGGAACAGTAGAGCACATCAAGGATGCTGCAGGAGTACTGGGTACTTTCTTTGATATTTTGGCTATCAGAGCTTTCCCTTCCCTGACTAATAAAGAGGAAGATATGAGTGATTTCGTGTTTAGCCAATTTGTTAAATACTCAGGCGTTCCAGTGATCAGCTTGGAATCTGCCATTCGCCATCCATTACAAAGCCTAGCAGATCAGATTACCATTCAGGAGCATTCCAAAGAAATCAAGAAACCAAAAGTCGTACTTACCTGGGCTCCGCATATCAAAGCGATTCCCCATGCTGTGGCGAACAGTTTTGCTGAATGGACCTTGGGAATGGAGCATGATTTGACTATCACCCATCCACAAGGTTATGAGTTGGATGAGAAGTTTACAACTGGTGCCAAGATAGAATATAATCAAAGTAAAGCATTGGAAGATGCTGATTTTGTGTATGTTAAAAACTGGTCGGGCTTTAATGATTATGGCAAAATAATAACCACAGACCATTCTTGGATGTTAACGGAAAAGCATCTTAAGAATGCGCCAAACGCGAAAGTAATGCATTGTCTTCCAGTTAGAAGAAATGTTGAATTGTCAGATGAAATTTTGGATGGACCTAGATCCCTTGTCCAAAAACAAGCTGAAAATAGAATTTATGCTGCTCAATCAGTGATCAGCCATTTGATTTAA
- a CDS encoding GNAT family N-acetyltransferase, whose protein sequence is MENISFKIIMAEPYHKKYATIITDEMENSAKARGTGIAKRSPAYIETKMDEGKAVIALTQDGTWAGFCYIEAWGHGKYVANSGLIVAPEFRKYGLARMIKQEIFKLSRKKYPDSKIFGLTTGAAVMKINSGLGYIPVSYADLTDDNEFWKGCQSCVNYEILMSKNRQNCLCTAMLYDPEAKKNHVEELALRKDFKKEIKLFDRWVRLKKYVMLKINKSKASVFSIF, encoded by the coding sequence ATGGAAAATATATCATTTAAAATCATAATGGCTGAGCCATACCACAAAAAATACGCAACCATCATCACTGATGAGATGGAAAATTCTGCGAAAGCTCGTGGTACAGGTATCGCTAAAAGAAGCCCAGCATACATCGAAACAAAAATGGATGAGGGGAAGGCAGTCATTGCGTTAACCCAAGATGGAACCTGGGCTGGATTCTGCTATATAGAAGCTTGGGGGCATGGAAAATATGTTGCCAATTCAGGTCTAATTGTAGCTCCGGAATTTAGAAAATACGGACTTGCTAGAATGATCAAGCAAGAAATTTTCAAATTAAGTAGAAAGAAATATCCTGACTCCAAGATTTTCGGATTGACTACGGGTGCAGCAGTTATGAAAATCAACTCAGGTTTGGGCTATATTCCAGTTTCCTATGCCGATTTGACGGATGACAATGAATTTTGGAAAGGATGTCAAAGTTGTGTCAATTATGAGATTTTGATGAGTAAAAATCGTCAAAATTGCCTTTGTACCGCCATGTTGTATGATCCTGAAGCGAAAAAAAACCATGTAGAAGAACTCGCTTTAAGAAAGGATTTCAAGAAAGAGATCAAATTGTTTGACCGATGGGTTAGATTAAAAAAATATGTGATGTTGAAAATCAATAAGTCCAAAGCTTCTGTGTTCAGCATCTTTTAA
- a CDS encoding aspartate aminotransferase family protein — MNLFDVYPLIPVTPVKALGAKLWDDQGQEYLDLYGGHAVISIGHTHPHYVKRIEDQLNTIAFYSNSVQIPIQKEYAEKLGNISGYPEYSLFLCNSGAEANENAIKLASFETGKSGFIAFSGGFHGRTSAAVALTDNPKIIAPCNAREDFQILPWGDLQAVELRVKEGNIAGIIIEGIQGVGGIQVPSPEFLTGLAHIAKDFGVKLILDEVQSGFGRTGKFFAHQWVKDIKPDIISMAKGMGNGFPIGGILISPEFKASYGLLGTTFGGNHLACAAGLGVVEVLEQEDLIQKSADLGAQLKEALQEIPGIVEVRGHGLMIGIDLDREAASVRSELVKKYHMFTGSAATKNTIRLLPPLNIEWNQLNSFITALKEVLAQSPILK; from the coding sequence ATGAATTTATTTGATGTATACCCTTTGATCCCGGTCACTCCGGTCAAGGCTCTAGGCGCAAAGCTTTGGGATGATCAAGGTCAAGAATATTTAGACTTGTATGGAGGTCACGCTGTGATTTCCATCGGTCATACCCATCCACACTATGTAAAAAGGATAGAAGATCAATTGAATACAATTGCCTTTTATTCCAATTCTGTTCAAATCCCTATTCAAAAAGAGTACGCTGAAAAACTAGGAAACATTTCAGGATATCCTGAATACAGTTTATTCCTTTGTAATTCTGGTGCTGAGGCAAATGAAAATGCCATTAAATTGGCCTCTTTTGAAACAGGAAAATCAGGGTTTATCGCATTTTCAGGTGGTTTCCATGGAAGAACCTCTGCAGCAGTTGCATTAACAGACAATCCTAAAATCATTGCGCCTTGCAATGCCAGAGAGGATTTTCAGATTCTTCCTTGGGGAGATTTGCAAGCGGTGGAATTAAGAGTCAAAGAAGGCAATATCGCAGGGATAATCATTGAAGGGATTCAAGGTGTGGGAGGTATTCAAGTTCCTTCCCCAGAGTTTTTGACCGGATTAGCCCATATTGCGAAGGATTTTGGGGTCAAACTGATTTTGGATGAGGTGCAATCTGGTTTTGGTAGAACAGGGAAGTTCTTTGCCCATCAATGGGTAAAAGACATCAAGCCAGATATCATCAGTATGGCCAAAGGCATGGGAAATGGTTTTCCGATAGGTGGAATTCTAATTTCCCCTGAATTTAAGGCCAGTTATGGATTACTGGGAACAACCTTCGGTGGCAATCATTTGGCTTGTGCTGCCGGATTAGGAGTGGTCGAAGTGTTGGAGCAGGAAGACTTGATCCAGAAATCTGCTGACTTAGGTGCGCAGCTCAAAGAAGCCCTTCAGGAAATCCCTGGAATAGTTGAAGTTCGTGGTCATGGTCTGATGATCGGTATTGACTTAGATAGAGAAGCAGCCTCTGTTAGATCTGAATTAGTCAAAAAGTATCACATGTTCACTGGAAGTGCAGCCACAAAAAATACCATTAGATTACTTCCTCCTTTAAATATCGAATGGAATCAGCTAAATTCGTTTATAACAGCATTAAAGGAAGTTCTCGCACAATCCCCTATTCTTAAGTAA
- a CDS encoding argininosuccinate synthase, translating to MKKIVLAYSGGLDTTFCALHLSKELGYEVHAVLVNTGGFSTEELKTIEERAGSLGIASFKVLDVVETYYQEVIKYLIFGNVLKNQTYPLSVSAERILQAKSLAEYAKSIGAKSVAHGSTGAGNDQVRFDMIFQTIVPDIEIITPIRDLKLSRQEEIDYLKMHGVSMNFEKAAYSINKGIWGTSVGGKETLTSSDYLPESAWPTQVTETEAKEITLTFEKGELVGVNNKTYEHATDAILEVQTLAAPYGIGRDIHVGDTIIGIKGRVGFEAAAPLVIIKGHQLLEKHTLTKWQMFWKNQQAEFYGNHLHEGHYLDPVMRNLEAFLQSTQEYVSGTVRVLLQPYRFTLLGIISDHDLMSNKFGSYGEMNKGYTADDVKGFTRILGNQTAIFHKVNGEHE from the coding sequence ATGAAAAAAATTGTTTTAGCCTACAGTGGTGGATTAGACACCACCTTTTGTGCCCTTCACCTATCCAAAGAGTTAGGGTATGAAGTTCATGCCGTATTAGTTAATACAGGCGGATTTTCAACTGAAGAATTGAAAACTATTGAAGAAAGGGCTGGAAGTCTGGGCATTGCTTCTTTTAAGGTGTTGGATGTGGTAGAAACGTATTACCAAGAAGTTATTAAGTATTTAATTTTTGGGAATGTCTTAAAAAATCAAACCTATCCCCTATCTGTATCGGCTGAAAGAATCCTTCAGGCTAAATCTTTAGCAGAATATGCCAAATCAATCGGTGCTAAATCTGTAGCACATGGATCCACTGGCGCCGGAAATGATCAGGTACGATTTGATATGATCTTTCAAACCATTGTTCCGGATATTGAAATCATTACTCCTATCCGTGACCTGAAATTAAGTAGACAGGAAGAGATTGATTATCTGAAAATGCATGGCGTTTCCATGAACTTTGAAAAAGCAGCATATTCCATCAATAAAGGTATTTGGGGAACTTCAGTGGGAGGTAAAGAAACCTTAACCTCCTCAGATTATTTACCTGAATCTGCTTGGCCAACACAAGTAACCGAAACAGAAGCCAAAGAAATTACTTTAACCTTTGAAAAAGGTGAATTAGTTGGTGTCAATAACAAGACTTACGAGCATGCAACAGATGCCATTCTTGAGGTTCAGACATTGGCGGCTCCCTACGGAATCGGTAGAGATATTCACGTAGGTGATACCATTATCGGAATTAAAGGAAGAGTAGGATTTGAAGCAGCTGCTCCTTTGGTCATTATCAAAGGACACCAATTGTTAGAAAAGCACACGCTTACCAAGTGGCAAATGTTCTGGAAAAACCAACAGGCGGAATTTTATGGAAATCACCTTCATGAAGGCCATTACCTGGATCCAGTGATGAGAAATTTGGAGGCATTCCTACAAAGCACGCAGGAATATGTTTCAGGCACAGTTAGAGTATTACTTCAACCTTATCGATTTACCCTATTGGGAATTATCTCTGACCATGATTTGATGTCCAATAAATTTGGAAGCTATGGGGAAATGAATAAAGGATATACTGCTGATGATGTAAAAGGATTTACCAGAATATTAGGGAATCAAACTGCCATCTTCCACAAGGTAAACGGAGAACATGAATAA
- a CDS encoding DsbA family oxidoreductase, with protein sequence MKIEIWSDVVCPFCYIGKRKLEKALAKFPHKNQVKIEWKSFQLNPDQVTDPSLNSLEYLSKSKGWSMPQTLQITSQVVEMAKSEGLEFNMEQTVVANTKNAHRLIHFAEVAGKGADMKERLLNAYFTQGENVDDFETLQNLGTEVGLDAGEIKAMLESDKFHEEVEKDIYESRLIGVQGVPFFVLDRKFGISGAQADQVFDQTLEKAWADFIKENPELQFVQGSDENSCELDGDC encoded by the coding sequence ATGAAAATTGAAATTTGGTCTGATGTAGTTTGTCCATTTTGCTACATCGGAAAAAGAAAACTGGAAAAAGCCCTAGCTAAATTTCCTCATAAAAACCAGGTGAAGATCGAATGGAAGAGTTTCCAATTGAATCCAGATCAAGTGACAGATCCATCCTTAAATTCCTTAGAATATCTTTCCAAATCTAAAGGTTGGTCAATGCCACAAACCCTTCAGATTACTTCACAAGTGGTAGAAATGGCTAAATCAGAGGGATTGGAATTCAACATGGAACAAACAGTGGTGGCCAATACAAAAAATGCCCATCGACTGATTCACTTTGCGGAAGTTGCTGGAAAAGGGGCTGACATGAAGGAGCGGTTATTGAACGCTTATTTTACACAAGGAGAAAATGTGGATGATTTCGAAACCTTACAGAATTTAGGTACGGAAGTGGGATTGGATGCCGGAGAAATCAAAGCAATGCTTGAGTCCGATAAGTTTCATGAAGAAGTTGAAAAGGATATCTATGAGTCCAGACTAATAGGGGTTCAAGGTGTTCCTTTCTTTGTTTTGGATAGGAAGTTTGGTATATCCGGTGCACAAGCAGATCAGGTATTTGACCAAACGTTAGAAAAAGCTTGGGCCGATTTTATAAAAGAAAACCCTGAACTACAATTTGTTCAGGGCTCAGATGAAAATTCTTGTGAACTAGATGGGGATTGTTAA
- the argC gene encoding N-acetyl-gamma-glutamyl-phosphate reductase, whose protein sequence is MNKIKTAIIGAAGYTGGELLRILVNHPACELVYVHSNSQKGKKVTEVHPDLIGDCELVFTDEVDTYGIQAVFLGLPHGQTKSFLEENPFPEETVIIDLSTDFRDESNGFIYGLPEVNSANIKKAKRIANPGCFATGIQLALAPAIAAGWATDTVHITGVTGSTGAGKKLAETSHFSYRSSNMSVYKLFTHQHLKEIRQTFNQLNSGFDADLLFVPYRGNFPRGIWVTTYLPFNGSEEEARKVYQDFYKNAAFTHVSDQDIDMKQAVNTNKCIIYVQKEAGQLVIYSAIDNLLKGASGQAVQNFNLAFGLDEKTGLNLKSIAF, encoded by the coding sequence ATGAATAAGATAAAAACAGCCATCATAGGCGCTGCAGGATATACCGGAGGAGAATTGTTGCGTATCCTGGTAAATCATCCAGCCTGCGAATTGGTGTATGTGCACAGTAATAGCCAAAAAGGAAAAAAAGTCACGGAAGTTCATCCTGATTTAATCGGGGATTGTGAATTGGTATTTACGGATGAAGTGGATACCTATGGAATTCAAGCTGTATTTCTTGGTCTTCCCCATGGGCAGACCAAATCTTTCTTAGAGGAAAATCCTTTTCCTGAAGAAACGGTAATCATTGATTTATCTACTGATTTCAGAGATGAGTCCAATGGCTTTATTTACGGTCTTCCTGAAGTAAATTCAGCTAACATCAAAAAGGCTAAAAGAATCGCAAATCCAGGTTGTTTTGCCACAGGAATCCAATTGGCTTTGGCTCCTGCGATTGCTGCAGGCTGGGCTACTGATACGGTTCATATAACTGGTGTCACAGGTAGTACAGGTGCCGGAAAAAAATTGGCTGAGACTTCCCACTTCAGCTACAGATCTTCCAATATGTCGGTGTACAAATTATTTACTCACCAGCACTTGAAAGAAATAAGGCAGACTTTTAATCAACTGAATTCTGGTTTTGATGCAGATTTGCTTTTTGTTCCTTACCGTGGGAATTTTCCGAGAGGGATTTGGGTAACTACCTATTTACCTTTTAACGGATCGGAAGAAGAAGCTAGAAAAGTGTACCAGGATTTTTATAAAAATGCTGCGTTTACGCATGTTTCCGATCAGGATATAGATATGAAACAAGCTGTAAATACCAATAAGTGCATCATCTATGTTCAAAAAGAGGCGGGTCAATTAGTGATTTATTCTGCTATTGACAACTTGTTGAAGGGGGCTTCTGGTCAAGCAGTACAAAATTTCAACTTGGCTTTTGGATTAGATGAAAAAACAGGTTTAAACCTGAAAAGTATCGCTTTTTAA
- a CDS encoding TolB-like translocation protein has translation MKILYTLLLVSLSSFSGIVLAQGGFDLWVVETSGKSGNLKIHPETAYALTDRPEYDNQPSFINEYQMVFSAADENDNFDIIVYNFNSKKFTNMSRTSDRNENSPTITDCGMYISAVVSEPDKKQRIWLYPINFEPAELLYDDIEPVGYYDWYDNKAAMFVLGDPNTLVYARGRNDLIEIDSNVARSINKRPKTSEITYLSTADFRNVADQQAYLLKSYDIETGERAEYGFGLEGSQDFIWLDKKYLLMAKGNDIYKRKYTDNNWELMGTIQSDTHQNISRMAYSEDLDLLVVAMERK, from the coding sequence ATGAAAATTCTATATACCCTATTACTAGTTAGTCTTTCCAGTTTTTCCGGAATTGTTCTAGCTCAAGGGGGATTTGACCTTTGGGTAGTTGAAACATCAGGGAAATCCGGTAACCTCAAAATACATCCTGAAACAGCTTATGCTTTGACTGATAGGCCTGAATATGATAATCAGCCCAGCTTTATCAACGAATACCAGATGGTTTTTTCGGCGGCAGATGAAAATGATAATTTTGATATCATTGTATACAACTTCAATTCCAAGAAGTTTACCAATATGAGCCGTACTTCCGATAGGAATGAAAACTCACCCACCATTACAGATTGTGGGATGTATATTTCTGCGGTAGTATCAGAACCGGATAAAAAACAACGGATATGGTTATATCCAATTAATTTTGAACCTGCCGAGCTTTTGTATGATGACATTGAACCGGTAGGTTATTACGACTGGTATGATAATAAAGCAGCGATGTTTGTTTTGGGAGATCCTAATACCTTGGTTTATGCCAGAGGGAGAAATGATTTGATAGAAATTGATTCAAATGTGGCTCGATCAATTAATAAACGTCCAAAAACCAGTGAAATAACTTATTTATCTACTGCTGATTTTCGTAATGTTGCGGATCAACAAGCCTACCTTTTAAAAAGTTATGATATTGAGACCGGGGAAAGAGCTGAATATGGTTTTGGATTGGAAGGCTCTCAGGATTTCATTTGGCTGGATAAAAAGTATTTATTGATGGCAAAAGGGAATGACATTTATAAAAGAAAATACACAGATAATAACTGGGAACTGATGGGAACCATCCAATCTGATACCCACCAAAACATATCAAGAATGGCTTACAGCGAAGATTTAGATCTTTTAGTAGTAGCCATGGAAAGAAAATAA
- a CDS encoding oxygenase MpaB family protein, with the protein MSKLKLYHPQQFDELRKQEDPLADRAVMDLINFPELSSEINLWEEIPSKIPAHFPASLHLFFEDYNNPATSQERKSLIQGQAFFNKRGDTYLAMLGFYSLPYCYAFANGAEVLVRSKRILEDSGKRLGETAKFLLDVFKPGAFIDSYQAFLTCAKIRLIHAYSRFFIHHYAHDWKPEFGKPINQEDLIGTNLAFSLLVVRGMRKVRATVTKEESENLLAYWKYLGKLLGIQTEFWPETSKEAFVLEQLIRKRHLRNSAAGEKLIQSLLSYFEQNQKETFLKGKSEALVSFLVGKEASQALGIHSEPIFIPEVVGSIFKLLGWKNYAGNQSHARFMKEFELSYSNQFGEAVQIHLPEQKRS; encoded by the coding sequence GTGAGTAAACTAAAATTGTACCATCCTCAACAGTTCGATGAACTGAGAAAACAAGAAGATCCACTGGCTGACCGAGCTGTGATGGATCTAATCAATTTTCCTGAGTTAAGTTCAGAAATCAACCTATGGGAAGAAATCCCTTCTAAGATCCCTGCTCATTTCCCAGCATCACTTCATTTATTTTTCGAAGATTATAATAATCCTGCTACCAGTCAAGAAAGAAAATCCTTGATTCAGGGGCAAGCGTTTTTTAATAAGCGAGGAGATACCTATTTAGCCATGTTGGGATTTTATTCCTTGCCTTATTGTTATGCTTTTGCCAATGGAGCAGAAGTACTTGTTAGATCTAAGAGAATCCTAGAAGATTCGGGTAAACGCTTAGGAGAAACAGCAAAATTTCTTTTGGATGTATTTAAACCCGGAGCTTTTATTGATTCATATCAGGCTTTTTTGACATGCGCTAAAATTCGCTTAATCCATGCATACAGTAGATTTTTCATTCATCATTATGCCCATGATTGGAAGCCCGAATTTGGTAAACCCATTAATCAAGAGGATCTGATCGGCACCAATCTCGCTTTTAGTTTACTGGTGGTCAGGGGAATGAGAAAAGTGAGAGCTACTGTCACCAAAGAGGAAAGTGAGAATCTTTTAGCCTATTGGAAATATTTGGGGAAATTATTGGGTATCCAGACTGAGTTTTGGCCAGAGACAAGCAAAGAGGCATTTGTTTTAGAGCAATTGATTAGAAAAAGACATTTAAGAAATTCCGCGGCAGGTGAGAAATTGATCCAATCCCTATTGAGCTACTTTGAGCAAAACCAAAAGGAAACCTTCCTTAAGGGAAAATCAGAAGCGCTCGTTTCATTTTTGGTGGGAAAGGAAGCTTCTCAAGCCTTAGGGATTCACTCTGAACCTATTTTTATCCCAGAGGTAGTCGGGTCAATTTTTAAATTATTAGGCTGGAAAAATTATGCCGGTAACCAATCTCATGCTAGATTCATGAAAGAATTCGAATTGAGCTATTCCAATCAATTCGGAGAGGCAGTACAGATTCATTTACCTGAACAAAAGCGTTCATAA
- a CDS encoding SMP-30/gluconolactonase/LRE family protein translates to MNPIKHTLIFAALLASNTLLAQIEDRGGVVARNAELVKVKDGFTFTEGPAVNRMGDIFFTDQPNNKIYKWSAGSNEITLFKENAGRSNGMYFLLNNTLITCADEKNELWSIDQDGNEEVILSGFKGNKLNGPNDLWVRPKGGLFFTDPLYPREYWEGNRSPEMEQDGQHVYFVSEDRSEFFQVTDDLVKPNGIVGTPDGKYLFVSDIGANKTYKYEIREDGYLTNKTLFCEKGSDGMTIDFKGNLYLTGDGVTVFNRNGDQIAHIPVPAKWTANVVFGALDRKTLFITAMDAVYTLQMKTRGVW, encoded by the coding sequence ATGAATCCAATCAAACACACGCTCATTTTTGCCGCGCTTTTAGCCTCCAATACTTTATTGGCCCAAATTGAAGATAGAGGTGGTGTAGTAGCAAGAAATGCTGAATTAGTAAAAGTGAAGGATGGTTTTACCTTTACAGAAGGCCCTGCAGTAAACCGAATGGGAGATATCTTTTTCACTGATCAACCCAATAATAAGATTTATAAATGGTCTGCCGGCAGCAATGAAATCACCCTTTTTAAGGAAAACGCAGGTCGGTCAAATGGAATGTATTTCTTACTGAATAATACCTTGATTACCTGTGCTGATGAAAAAAATGAACTTTGGTCAATAGATCAGGATGGAAATGAAGAGGTAATTTTATCAGGGTTTAAAGGAAATAAATTAAATGGACCAAACGACCTTTGGGTTCGTCCAAAAGGTGGGTTGTTCTTTACTGACCCGCTTTATCCTAGAGAATATTGGGAAGGTAATCGAAGTCCAGAAATGGAACAAGATGGTCAGCATGTATATTTTGTTTCTGAAGACCGGTCGGAGTTTTTCCAAGTAACGGATGATTTGGTTAAACCCAATGGAATTGTAGGGACACCTGACGGCAAATACTTATTTGTATCCGATATCGGAGCCAACAAAACCTACAAATATGAAATCCGGGAAGATGGATATCTTACGAATAAAACCCTTTTCTGTGAAAAAGGCTCTGATGGGATGACCATTGATTTTAAAGGGAATTTGTACTTGACCGGAGATGGGGTAACCGTATTCAATAGGAATGGAGATCAAATTGCTCATATCCCTGTACCCGCTAAATGGACAGCCAATGTAGTTTTTGGAGCATTGGATAGAAAGACGCTATTTATTACTGCCATGGATGCGGTATATACACTTCAAATGAAAACCAGAGGAGTTTGGTAA